A part of Thermotoga petrophila RKU-1 genomic DNA contains:
- a CDS encoding tetratricopeptide repeat protein — protein sequence MRIIFILLLLIPSLLTMALSLEEIKSLSKTNLDNAIDLFLDYMKKHPSDPELENVGEFLFAKKKLVEKHPSLSREIISEDFHGLLEKLRDTEEMFSEEESPLLEKIFPELKSFAEKLQDVEEFLSSPFFWKLGISLKIENPEKFAEDLVNRFLEDPFVFSFEVVEALSKVENAEEIAYHLVRKAKEIPLKEESYSYILRLFEVAHHLGYSETDELEEQIKKYFSISAKVNASGNVEEILDEYEQLTIPKEKLREKLAAVSKKSKVSEEKRGRYYPFLLVLLALPFLSARFRASFYRRIGMKKRAASIYLKLLQKQPENVKLRLKLARLYEEIGMHEEAMKEYEIIKKLS from the coding sequence TTGAGAATTATCTTCATTCTTCTTCTACTGATACCTTCTCTTCTAACTATGGCGCTATCCCTTGAGGAAATAAAAAGCCTTTCGAAGACGAATCTGGACAATGCCATAGATCTTTTTCTCGACTACATGAAAAAGCACCCCTCTGATCCAGAATTAGAAAATGTTGGAGAGTTTCTCTTTGCCAAAAAAAAGCTCGTTGAAAAACACCCCTCCCTCTCTCGGGAAATCATCTCAGAAGACTTTCATGGTCTCCTTGAAAAACTAAGAGACACAGAAGAAATGTTCTCCGAGGAAGAATCACCACTGCTGGAAAAAATCTTTCCAGAGCTGAAGAGTTTTGCTGAGAAACTGCAAGACGTGGAGGAATTTCTCTCTTCACCATTTTTCTGGAAACTCGGCATCAGTTTGAAAATAGAAAACCCCGAGAAGTTCGCCGAAGATCTTGTGAACAGGTTTCTTGAAGATCCTTTCGTGTTCTCATTCGAGGTGGTGGAGGCTCTCTCGAAGGTGGAAAATGCCGAAGAAATAGCCTACCATCTTGTGAGAAAAGCAAAGGAGATACCTCTGAAAGAGGAGAGTTACTCCTATATTCTGAGACTTTTTGAAGTGGCACATCACTTGGGATACAGTGAAACAGACGAACTCGAAGAACAGATAAAGAAATACTTTTCCATCTCTGCAAAGGTGAACGCCTCTGGGAACGTGGAAGAGATCCTCGACGAGTACGAACAGCTCACCATTCCCAAGGAAAAGCTCAGAGAAAAACTGGCCGCTGTTTCAAAAAAGTCGAAGGTGTCTGAAGAGAAAAGAGGTAGATATTACCCGTTTCTCCTGGTTCTTCTTGCTCTACCGTTTCTTTCTGCTCGATTCAGAGCGTCTTTTTACAGGAGAATCGGCATGAAAAAAAGAGCAGCTTCGATTTATTTGAAGCTGCTCCAGAAACAGCCGGAAAACGTGAAGCTTCGATTGAAGCTCGCCCGTCTTTACGAAGAAATCGGCATGCACGAAGAAGCGATGAAAGAGTACGAAATCATAAAGAAACTCTCTTAA
- the guaB gene encoding IMP dehydrogenase — protein MKEALTFDDVLLVPQYSEVLPKDVKIDTRLTRQIRINIPLVSAAMDTVTEAALAKALAREGGIGIIHKNLTPDEQARQVSIVKKTENGIIYDPITVTPDMTVKEAIDLMAEYKIGGLPVVDEEGRLVGLLTNRDVRFEKNLSKKIKDLMTPREKLIVAPPDISLEKAKEILHQHRIEKLPLVSKDNKLVGLITIKDIMSVIEHPNAARDEKGRLLVGAAVGTSPETMERVEKLVKAGVDVIVIDTAHGHSRRVIETLEMIKADYPDLPVVAGNVATPEGTEALIKAGADAVKVGVGPGSICTTRVVAGVGVPQLTAVMECSEVARKYDVPIIADGGIRYSGDIVKALAAGAESVMVGSIFAGTEEAPGETILYQGRKYKAYRGMGSLGAMRSGSADRYGQEGENKFVPEGIEGMVPYKGTVKDVVHQLVGGLRSGMGYIGARTIKELQEKAVFVKITPAGVKESHPHDIIITKESPNYWVQA, from the coding sequence ATGAAAGAAGCCCTGACCTTTGACGATGTGCTGCTTGTTCCACAGTACAGCGAAGTCCTTCCAAAAGACGTGAAAATAGACACCAGGCTCACAAGACAGATACGAATAAATATACCACTTGTGAGTGCCGCCATGGACACAGTGACCGAAGCGGCTCTGGCAAAGGCTCTCGCAAGGGAAGGCGGCATTGGAATCATTCACAAAAATCTCACTCCCGATGAACAGGCGCGCCAGGTATCGATCGTAAAGAAGACCGAAAACGGCATCATATACGATCCTATCACCGTAACCCCGGATATGACGGTGAAAGAAGCAATTGATCTCATGGCAGAGTACAAAATAGGTGGACTTCCCGTTGTGGACGAAGAGGGAAGGCTTGTTGGCCTGCTCACAAACAGAGATGTCAGGTTCGAAAAGAACCTTTCAAAGAAGATAAAAGATCTGATGACACCAAGAGAAAAGCTCATCGTTGCCCCTCCAGACATCTCCCTTGAAAAAGCAAAAGAAATTCTCCACCAGCACAGAATAGAGAAACTTCCCCTCGTCTCAAAAGACAACAAGCTCGTTGGATTGATCACCATCAAGGACATAATGAGTGTGATAGAACATCCCAACGCGGCGAGGGACGAAAAGGGAAGGCTTCTCGTGGGCGCAGCGGTTGGAACGAGTCCTGAAACCATGGAAAGGGTGGAAAAGCTCGTAAAAGCGGGTGTGGATGTGATCGTCATAGATACCGCTCACGGTCACTCCAGAAGAGTGATAGAGACCCTCGAGATGATAAAAGCAGACTACCCGGATTTGCCGGTAGTGGCCGGAAATGTGGCGACCCCGGAAGGAACGGAGGCGCTCATAAAGGCGGGAGCGGACGCTGTGAAAGTAGGTGTGGGTCCCGGATCGATCTGTACAACGAGAGTGGTAGCTGGTGTTGGTGTTCCGCAGCTCACAGCCGTTATGGAATGTTCTGAAGTTGCGAGAAAGTACGACGTTCCCATCATAGCGGATGGAGGAATCAGATACTCTGGAGACATTGTGAAAGCACTTGCAGCCGGTGCCGAGAGTGTCATGGTCGGAAGTATCTTTGCCGGTACCGAAGAGGCACCGGGAGAAACGATACTGTATCAGGGTAGAAAGTACAAGGCCTACAGAGGTATGGGAAGCCTTGGCGCTATGAGATCTGGAAGTGCGGACAGATACGGTCAGGAAGGGGAAAACAAGTTTGTCCCCGAAGGAATAGAGGGTATGGTGCCGTACAAAGGAACCGTAAAAGACGTGGTGCATCAGCTTGTGGGCGGACTCAGATCCGGTATGGGATACATCGGTGCCAGAACAATAAAAGAACTCCAGGAAAAGGCAGTCTTCGTGAAAATCACTCCAGCTGGAGTGAAAGAAAGCCATCCACACGACATCATCATAACGAAAGAATCTCCGAACTACTGGGTCCAGGCTTAA